A window of Theileria parva strain Muguga chromosome 4 map unlocalized ctg_529, whole genome shotgun sequence genomic DNA:
ATTACTCAGATTCTGAGATAACTGATCTTGACTGTGGTCTACATCAAACCTGTTTGAACTATTATAggttaaattagttgagTCTTCCGGATATGCAGTACTGAGAGATTGCAATCCATTTGGCCTAAGTCTAGACTCGAATGcattagtaaaattagatATGGTTTCTACATTATCGTCAAATGATGAAGTCACTATACTCAATCTCCTTGAACTTGAGTTCAGTTTATCTTTCTCATTATTTTCTTTATCTAAATAATCAGCTGGACTAAATTCTGGAGTTCGGCTACGGGCTGTATTATTTTGAAAGTGCTTTATATTGTTAAACAGCTTGTACATTTCATACGTTACCTTATCTAGCCTAAATGTTGAGAGCCTTGATTTACCGGTATTTAGACTCAGGTCATCAAATTCTGATCCGTTTCCCGCTTGTTCTTCATAAtcatcattatttttattctttaatAACGTTGATTTTGTATTTTCTTTATGTTTAGGTGTTACAACTGTGAACTGATGTGACACACCTCCTCCAGGCTTTACCATCAAACCCTTATCCAAGTATTTCAGTGTATTTTTGGTCAAAAGTCTTGCTGTTGACCTTGAAACGCTTTCATGAATTAATTTCTCCAAATTTGGAGGATAATCATCATTTGAGTCTAACTTGTTACCATGAGACCCGAATGAGTTATCGTcaaattgaaatttattatcaaaaGTCAAGCATCTATCTGCTAAATCTTgataattaactttatccTTGACTTGGaatgtattaaaatttttttcgGTAGATTCGACATTTTGAGATGCACATTGAGCCAAACCAGAGTCAGTGTTCGACACATTACTCATATACAGATCCATAAGGTTAgacattaatttttgtaatgTCAAAACGATATTTTTTGAGTAGTAAAAGGCTTACAAAGATAACTTAGCACCATCTAGTTAATGGGCTACAGACAAAGTGGTATAATATGCATTTTGGTGTGACAGTTTCTATTCTAAATATTATggtttatattaaatataaatccAAAAACAGTATTTCTTCCTTAATATATAAGAGTTTTAAATTGAAAACTCAAagtatttatattttacatatatcgacattaatttttaatgaataTTGTAAGAATCACATACACATCTGtttgtgttattttaatttaaaatagaaaaatcatattttacaaaaataataattttttattcttatttttcGTACAATCAAATTACTCTTTGCACAACATTCTTCCATTTTTGTttgttttataaatttctGTTTTACTTAACGTAAATCGACTTTAACGCCTTCTCGCAATCCTCTGTTCTTTTTTGATAgtgtttttttattttttcaatgATTTTCTCCATTCCCTTCAGCGTTTCCTCAGTTTTCTACACTTAATTATTCGCTCATCATTTACCTTTACTAATTCTGAACTCTTCTCTATAAGAATATTACCGCTCCTGTTTCTTTCCTCTATTTTTCtgttaaatgtgtatttaaTTTCTAGTTTCTCAAGCTCTCCCAGTATTTTCTGTATTAGTATTAAGTTTATGGCATTCACatatatacattatttacatactCTAGCATTTGTTTCAAGCTCTTTGTTCTCTCTGTCAATCTCACTTGCTATTCTTATTAGTATTGCTTTATATTTCTCTTCTTCCTTTCTTCTCCTCTCATCATGTTCCTAAAATAAGTTTGTTTTAATTATGtcaattaattattttgtttatttacTACCTGACAGAGCTTCTTAATGAGAACTTTTGCTTCTTCACATTCCTTTTTAAACTCCtttttgaaattattaagCATTTGAATAGCCTTAGCCTGTCTGTACCTCTTTATACTCTCCTGCATATATTATCTACAAAGTAATCTAACCATTAGAGGTTCATTGTATTTATCACTATACATTGAACTGTTATCAAATCTATTGATGTATTCATCTCCAGAAatctaaatttattaaatcccCAGGTGATGTATACTCTTACTTCACTTGACATTGCTATACTTGACTTATCACTACTGCGTAGACTTGATGGAGTACTCTCATCTAAATCGGATGTATTATTAGTTGAAGTTATGTGTtgtaattatatagtttatGAATTATAGTAGCTACTACTTACAACACTCTTGTGATTCATATAAAGACTTGGCACTATCATTGGAGTCGTTAACTGTTGGAAAGATCTTACTATCCCTAAAATAAATCTTAAACATCCACTGTGTTTACTTTGATATCTCTATTGACTTTGGAATTGTACATTTTATTGCACTTTCCTAAATATACATTAATAAGTATGTACTAACAtgtatatactaatatttaacacataGTATACATGTACACATAGTAATAACACACAACAATAAAAGCATGTATAGTTcgtatatatataaataataaaacaaaccAACGTAATTTTACTGAATGGTTCAACCCAGCTACCCCTGATGTCCATGTTTTCTACAAATGATTCCTGTGTAAACAAATCCTGGTCAACCATGTTCTCATGGTCACCCTCTACTAATTCAGGGTCTTGTGgtttgtttattttgttataCTCATCCTTAGCTCTATTAAGCAACTCAACTATTTCAAGATCATCTGAATTACTGCTAAACAGTATCTCTTCAGTTTCATCAGGTATTTCTATTATCTCTAGAGTTTTGTTCTCAGCTCCACATGTCGTTGGTTCGAGCctattcttatttttatttaatatttgaatgattttcctaaaattgaattataaacaaaaaCCAACGTGATTATAGCAGTAATTTCTCTTGAAATTTCAGTAAAAATCCGTATTTTTATCAGGACTTTGTTGTTGGCGATGTGCCTAACCATATTGCCTATTGCTTCACTCCTAAAAAATGTTACTGCATTATCGAATACCATAGCCAAGTCACATTGAAGTTCACTGATATTATATGAACAGCCAACGATAAGTTTGATTTGTCACCATTAAAATCGTTTATATGATAGTATGGAACTTCAATCTTGTTACAGCTACCATCGTTAGAGTCAAtctgtttaaatttattataacaCTACTCACATGTATTCTTATAGATGAGTAGGAAAAATACAATtcctttattttataacttGAAATTTGTGTTTGGTTTGTTTCCAGTAGTTCGATTATTcctaaaataaaatcacTTAGCTTCCGTTATTACCATCACATGCAAGGTATCCGTTCGTCGTAGATATAAATTTACGCTTGATCAAAAGGCAATGGCATTGAAACtagaaaatatattatgaCTAACCACTACCTCGAAGTTTTTTGAGTCTATAGAGCGTATTTctttaattaaattcttaAATGTTCTGGCGCCTTTGATATCACTAACGTCTACTCTCCTAAGTCCTCTCCAGTACAACTCAATCAATGATATCTTTTCCTCATAATCAATTGAAAGCTTTAATTTCCCAAATGTTGATTTAACCTCTTCTATACTAAATAATCCTTTTTAACTTAATTCTTACTATTTCGTGAAATACATCCTTTCAACCTCTATCCTCTCAATTTTTTTCAATGAGTCCAAAAGGTTAAACATCACTGCATATCATAAGatttcatatttaacaaacGAGAAAATATATTTCTATTGAGAAATGAGTAACCAAATTCAAATCTATAGTCATCTGCATTCTTTATATTAACGACGTGATTATTCACAATCCACTTTATAAACCCCTCAGTAAGTGTTAATACATTCTCGAATTTGAGTGATGGTATAACAGTTTGAATATAATCTGTAAAATAGTCCATtgtattatgtataaatataactaaCACATACAAACTATATCTCTTGTAGCGTAAATGAGCTCCTCTGAACCGTCAGGATGTGTAAGATTCTCGacacaatttacaaataattcaaTCGATGTTGGTGAATTAGTAGACTTATTGGACTCATCTAAGTATTATTTCAAGATTTTGAATCATTTAATAAGTATGTATGGGAGAACGAACTGGATTTCTTTAGGAAACTCTCCACTTTTTCTAGAATATTCTCGGAAGAATGACCGAATAAATCAGTGGAATAACTCATATTTAAAGATTTcaaaaatgtatataatgAATGAGTATGGGACAATGTTAAGATATAgtagaaaataatattataccGCACAGAAGAAAAAATaagaaattaatatatttaagaatgaattataaatttaaactatataaatttaatgaatgTGTGATAATCTGATAAAATATAGAATACAAAGATAATGGtagagtaaaataatgaaaattaacCGAAAAGAGATAAATATTAAGAGGAATTTATGGATTATCAAGGATGATTTAAGTTAAGAGACACTTTGACCCAATTAATTCATATAGTTTAGAAAACAGAAAATAGGGAccagaaaattatttattaggtACGTGTTGTATCGTATAATTGATATAAATGTGCTAATCTGTTTGTGATTCTAATGGGGATTCCACATccaaatatatttacaatttattacttaccttttgtatataacttattattttttatttatatttttttattttttataattaaaggTTAGCCTTTATCAATTAATTCAATTGATACTTTACTTTTCGTAATCCACTCTAATATTATTCAGGTTATCATTAAAATGGTTAATGTTCCAAAGACTAGAAAAACCCTCTGCACTGGAAAGTGCAAGAAACATCAGCTTCATAAAGTCTCTCAATACAAGAAGGGAAAGGACAGTGTCCATGTCCAGGGTAAGAGACGTTACGATATGAAACAAAAGGGTTTCGGAGGTCAGACAAAACCAATTTTCCGTAAAAAGGCAAAAACTACAAAGAAAATTGTTCTAAAACTCGTATGTCtattgattaatttattattttaggaaTGTACTGTGTGTAAGAAGAAGCATTTTGCTAAACTTAAGAGGTGCAAGAACTTCGAGCTAGGTGGTGATAAGAAGACCAAGGGCGCATCATATTAAGCTAAATCACCTTAAACCAACCCTTTGAAGCTAATTTGGTTTTCAAATAaactatttaaataaaaatatatatgttTCTATgatacattattataaatcttCATAGTGATGACTATATGGGATAGTCATTAGATTAGTGCGATATAGCATCCTCATTGTAGTATGTCTGAGAATATTAGAATTTGAGTTATAGAGTTTGTGTAGATTTGGAATAATCTTCGGATTTGCTGCAAAAGCAACATAATAGTACCTTCCATACCAAAAAACACCAACCCTTGGTTTATTAATcctaaatttataaaaacattaaaatgaaGTCTAACCTGTGAGTAGTATACCTAAGTCCTAGATCCTGAGTGTTTAAAACAAGGCCGTGGTACGTATTTGCTAGTTTTGATATATGATAAACAACAGTTGAAATTTCCTCTCGGTTAGCAGCCtttgaaaataacaaaaagGATTCATACAATACCATAAGAATTCAAAATTAATCATTGAACAGTAAGATGTGTAAAcgtataaattaaaattacgGATTCCAAAAatcacattttataatgaatattgaaatattaaaaaattcaaaaacaAATAGAATTTAATGATAAGTAAAGTTATTCTTGAAAATAGAATTCCAACCACCATTCTATAGTGCCATGATCagaataacattaaatatttaaccCTTAAACTTACTTctttaaaacaaatttcATATATCTATGTTAAtatgttttttattatttaatttaaacctTCTAAATCACATGTTTagtactttaaaattattaaatttccTCTCTTTTGACTTCAAGTTTATAgataaacttaattttgtaaaataatgtgttaatatttttgtttttatattatcGCACTAAATAAATGAGCATGATAAAGACACTTCATAAAATTTCACAAACATGGGTTACACCTTACTGTTAAAGGTTTTCCTGGTACTAACACATTTGATTACCCTTGTGTTTGGAGCCCTAATCATAGAGCTTATTCTCTATTTCAGAAAACATAATGAAAAACAGATTCTTTTATCAGCCTTATCAACCACCTCTTTTTTCCATTCACTCCAGGATGATGGCCTAATTTCATTTCGgtcacattttttaaactcatGGCAAAGGTTCGGAACTATAGTGTTCGCCTCAACATGTTTCTGCTCAATCGGATTTATATCCACATTATGTACATTATATTTTGTAGAAAATCCCTCTGATCAGGACTTCTTGAAGTCTTTTTGGACCTTTGATGCTCTTCTATGTTcatttatacttttttTTGTGATTCCTCTAGGGTTATCCAACAAATACGTATCAATGAGGAAGAGCCTTCAACTGGTAAGTTACACCACtattaatcatttttagaGCCAGAAGATACTGAGACCAGTAGGGTTTATGATTATATGGATAGCAATCGGAGCTATTTTCGGAAACCTAGTGTTACACGATATGTTTGGTTTTATGGAAAACCGGAAAGTAGGATTCACCTTCACATGTATCTATTATATGTGTGGGTTTGGACTGTTTTTCGTGGCACTTTTGGTCGGCTTTTCAGGAATTTATTTCCCATACCTACTGTACATTATAAAGAGAGACGTCTCATCAGTTAGACAACTGGAGAGACTAATCTCAGACTGCCTTAAGGCGAAAAGAGACCTTAAGCTAAAAATGATAGAAAATAACATGTATTTCTCAGAAGATGACTCTGAAGAAGAAGACGATTTGGTTAACATAGATCCAGAATCACCATCAAGAAGTAAAGAAAAGTTAGATGCCAACAGACCTGACTCATCTAGGGAAGGTAACCAACTTCTAACATCATACCTACCAGCTGAAATGTGTGTTAACTTTGAGCCTCAAGAATTTGGAAACCGGTCAATCCCGACATCCAAAGTGGAATCGTTCTTTAGTAAACTAAGAGCAATGAAACTGAGAGTATCTAGCACACTTTATAGAATAAAGTACTCTAAATATATAGGACAACCATCAGCCGGTTTACAAATCTCACTAGACTCAGGTTTTAACATGTGGCTAATGATGAACCAGCTTAAAAACGACCTTGACTACCTAAACATGCTTAAAAGGGAAAAGAAAGCATCATCTAAACTTTCTGgcaaaatttttataattctCAAAGTCATAGTCGCATCGGGATGTATGATTAACTGTTTTAAGATTTGTAAACGAGGTATATTGATGCTCTTTAGTGACTATAGCAGTAAACTGACGAGAATTGAGAACCAGAAGATAATAACCAAAGTATATTACGTCTTCATGAGGGACGAAATTGTTTCTTCAATAATAAACGAAGTTCTAGAAAACGTACAACTACCTACTGCTTTTGACTTCCTCATCTCTAGGGCTAACTCCATCTTCCTCGCATGTGTTATGATATCTTCCGTAGGTTACTTTCTAGATTTCGCCAGAGTTATGCTTAAGACCAAGTATCTCCAAAAGACTAAGCTACTTTCAGATAATACACTCGGTCTTGCATTTGCCTGTTTCATGATACTCACTTTCCCATCACAGTTCTTCCTTGTGGTCCCATTCCTTCCCAAGCAGCTTAAGGTTAATTTACTTGATTTTCTGTTCCAAAATGACATTTTTGTTTGGTTTGGGCTCAGATATAGGTTTGACATTATTGTTTTTGCCACAATTCTAGTGACCTTTGTTGGTGTGATTTGTCTTCACTACTCTCGCTCCTTTAACAAGCTCAACTACCAAGTTGGGTGCAATATTTAACTTgtagtataattaaattaatattctatCTTAAATAGGGATTTTTGCTTGTATATacactttttattttcatataAATGGTTTTGATGGATAATTGTGTGTTATATTGAACTGTATATACAGAGATGTATATATACTAGCGTATATAGGAtatatatgtgtaaataattatatagatAAATCAGTATGATAGATTACTAACAAATTTCATGAAACAGGTCAAGAAGcgttttattattatatttgtgTGAATTACGCTTTACAGAACTAACGATTTTATCAATGAATGCATTCAAATGCTTCTCGTTATGGTCACTCAGATTCTTGGGCCTGGATTGAACGACACAGGAAAGGACAGTCAAAATCCTATGAATTATTGAAGGGTCCTCAGTTGAATCAAGCGTCTTTAAAACGTTTTCAAACCTTGAAACAAAGGGCATATACTGTGCAATCCTACCATCTCTGACAAGTAGTGCAAGCGCcctaaattataataaatatgtggGTCAGTAAGTAAATATTGATATATTAAATGCAGTTGAACCTACCCTGAGGCCGCTGAAAGTGCTTTTAATGAAATACCAGGTGAAATAAAAAGAAGCATAATGTTAATATCATGGACATTAACGTCATAAACCTTGTCAGCTGGCGTGTTTTCTATTTGAGTCTTGATTTTCATGTAAAAATGCCCATGGACGACATCGTCTCCTGCACAAAGATTACACCAGCCCTCAAGACCTGCAGTTTTCAACATTTCGTTCTCTGAAAACAGCAGGTTTGTGAACTTGTCCCATCCATTCAAAGCGAAGACTCTTTTCCTAATATCATCATTTATTGAAAGCAGGTTCGTCAGGGCTAGACATGACTCGAACTGGAATAgttcattttcatcatctAGAAGATTCATTAGTGGCTGAATTGAGTCATGTGCGTCATTAAAGCTGAGATTCGCAGGATCCGTTGCAATTACTAAATGAGCAATAGACTGGACGATGAGCTTGTAACGGTTCATACTTCTGAAGTTTGCAGCCTGACTTCCCTGGTTCTGTTGATATTTAGTGGAGTTTGCCACGTTTATTAAAATCCTCATAGCTCCTAAACTCTGCAAATGCCTTCTATGATTCACATTTAAGGCTAAATAATGTAGTGATTCTACAATTAGAGCTTTTGATGCTTCAgaagttattttattgaaCATCGTACAAAGATATTTAGGAATTAGTGAATTTGAAATAGTGAATACAACACTTCTTGCCATATTCGCTGACTCGTCATTGCCTTCAAAATAATTACCGTTCACTGTGACCTTTGCTTCTTCTGGCAGTTTTTCTTGTAGTGTTTTAAGCTGGTTTAGCTGTTCCTTgtcatattttaataactcAAGATCCTCTGTAAAACAAGTTCTATCCTTATTTCCTCTTAACAAATTACATACTGTTTGTAGAAAATAGTGTAACAGGTGCTCTGAGTTCTTTAAATGTTCAAAAACCATTGGCAGAAATGACAGGTCTGTTTTCTTAAACTCCTCGTGTAAGCTTGCAAATGAGGTactgtgtaataatatCTCAAGATCAAGGTTATGTTTAATGTTGTATAATACGAATTTTGACAAGAGcctaaaaatgttaaacgAACTTAAAACTTCATCTTTAACTTGATACGAGTGTAAACTAAGTTTACAAAACATCAAAACTCTTGTTTGCATAAACCAATCCAAACCTTCGAGTTTCCTTTTATCTAACACTGCttccaattttttatcactaTTTAAATCCGAATTAGTTTcactatttacattatttgtgtaatttacaaattctgGAGAGTTTAAAAGTTCAATAAATGTCTGGCAATCCTCCACATGGTCTAGAATTTCTTGTCTGAATTCCACCGTGTCACAGCAGTTTATTAAAAGCTCAAACGACAATTTCCTAATTTTCTGACAGCTctcattaaaatataaggTAACAACATGCTCAAGGAGCCTAGTTGAAACGAGATAACTTTTGAACAGGGTCTTATTTGACAGAAAAAGACAGCTCAAGACTATATACCAGTTTACGCTAAAAGTTACAGATTGTTTACCATTatctgaaaatttattatgtatGTAAGGTTCAAGTGCCATAGAAATCATATTAGAAAAAGTGTCCATTGATACTTCGTATGGTTCAAACTTCATTGTGAAAACTGCCATCAAACAAGACTTAATGTGGTGTTGATCATCAAATGATTCATCATCACACAAGGAGTAGAGGTTTTCAAGTAACTTTAGCAACAGTGAATTAAACTTAGAACTCCGGTGTTTAACTTCACTCTTTAATTTAGATTGctttgaaaaatataacaGAACTGAACTTATTAGAAGCTCTAAATCAACAAACTCCTTCTCCAGAAGGATTACAAACACTCCAAGTGAATCTACTCCCTTAACAAGTGGACAACACTTAACAACATTTGAGAGAACTGAGGCATATAGAGAGTTATTATGAGGGTTTTGAGAGTTAAGCTTCATGAGTTTCACTACATATGAAGTCAAAGAATCTTCATCAGTGTCAAATTGATATAAAAACTGTTCTCTAAGCTCAAAAACCTTTTCCTCATCACATTTATACAAAATATGGTACAGGCAGGACCAGACTGAACAAAGGTGTTCGTCAACATTGTCACAGCTAAGtctatttttacaaaaattaactagAGATTTCACTGATTCTGACAAAAACAACCTCCTACAGGGTACTAGTTGAAGTCTTTGAATGTTCAAGTTAATGTTATTACCTGAGCAGATGTCATCAACTAGGTGAATCGGGTCATTTACGTTATTGCGGGAGAGATCAGTTTTTATCAACGATTGCTTGATTTGATCTAGAAGATCCAAATGCGGCTGACGTGTGTTCTTGTAATGTTTTGAGTTACTGTTAACTATTTTTTGGCAATTTTGAATGTATACCAAGGCAGTGTTATAGTCATTGTGTGTAATGTGATAGTTAGCCACATGATAGTTAGATTTATAGTTTTGATCATCAAAGATCAGggaaattttgaaaaatctTACAGAATCCTGTTTTTTCTCCATGTAGTTATGACATATTCCCAAGTTACATAAGATTTTTGAGAGGAATTTTCTGATGTCAGGACCCTggattttatttttttgcTTTTCAACTGCATTCTCTAGTTCTTCTACATTGATTTCGTTTGTTTTCAACGAAAAACAGtcaattaatattttatagtaCACTTCTGAGGCCTTTTTATAGTCAGATTCCGAGAATAGCTTATTCCCTTCCCACTTTATACTTTCGAGCCGATCGAGGTCAGGACTCGAGATCAGGTCGGAATCCATTAGAAAAGCTTATTTATGAACACACATTACATATACGAGTAGAATGCAAGTGATAAAATGTAACCCAATAgatgtaaaaaaatttaaatattccATATATTAATCTTGTTCATTTTAGATAGAAAAATGACagattaatttttaaaaatttttatgaaatgaattttatttttattcttcaTCACCAATCACGAGTGGATTTTGTGATTCAAGGGCCTGTTTGAGATCTTCCACAATTTGCTCCTGCCGTAGCTCAGCGTTTTCCTCAACGGCTTCCGGAATTGGAATAAACTGCCCGCTTCTTACAGACTCAGACGGTTTGAGCGTCTTCATGTCGTAGACCAGGTACTTCTTGAGCCTGATTGCGAGCTGAATGATGTGACATATGGTTCCCAGACTCATCCCTTCCAGGAATGGAAGGTTATGTTCTTGCATGGTCCTGCTCATACCATAGATGCTTCCCGGGAAGTATTCATTTCCATGTTCGTCCTTGTAGTTCTTGATGAACTGGAAGAACTGGTCCCACATCTCCGCAGGGTAAATGTCTCTGAGGTCGTTTCTGTCCACCCACTTCACGAACCATGAGGGTTCCTCCACGAGGTAAATAAACGTCTCGTTTAGAGATCCATTGGAGACAACGTTGAAGATGTCGGGTTTCCTCTTGCATAGGTCCATTATGTGCTCTGGGGGAATCTCCTCAGTGTTGAACTCTATGAACCTTCCCCTCACATTGAAGTAGATGGGCATGATTTGGTCCTTATAGAGGGACACTAGCGTCTGCTTCAAGTAGTTAACTGCCTTCTCAAACTCAGCGTCCTTGAGAGAGGGGAGTGGGAAAAGGTCCGCCTTGTTATTCCTCTTCTTCCTAGTAGGCCTGTTTTTGAAATACTTTAGAGGTTTACAGAACTTGTTGTACCCGAATGGGTGGTAGTCATACAGGTTCATTGGGATTCTACTTGGGTCAACGTTGAAGTTATTCGTAATGAAGTCAGATGCGCCGAGAAAATCACCTGACATATAATCGCTATTGTAACCCATACTCCTGAACCCTCTTCCCAAGTTCGGGTTTCCAAACACATTGGCATTTGCCAACATATGTGAGTTTAATAGTTGGTTATTTAAGATTCGCCTATTAAGCAACTGGTTATTAATAAGTTGGTTCCTGAGCAGCTGGGCATTCAAGTTATTTCCCAAGCTGTTAACGTTTCCCAGGTTAATTCCGCTATTCAAAAGCTGTGAGTTCAGAAGGTTGTTATTAAGCATTCCATGTTCTGACATAAGGTTATATCCAGAATTTCCAACTAGCGAGTTGTTAAGATTTCCATGGCCTTGGCACACTCCTGATGGAATGCTTGTCCTGTTCGTAGACTTTTCAGATGCACGTGAGCTACTCAACCTTGTTTCATAACCTTCTTCCAGAATTTTCGAGAGCATAGAGTTTATATTTGGTGTTTTAGCACCGATGTTAAGACTGTTTTGCACATTTTGGCTATTATCAACTGGGTTGTTTGAAGACGGCTTCGACTCCCATTCCGACTTCAACTGTTGAAAGAATTCAGACTGACTTGAGGTTAGTCCTGTGTTGGACGACTGTTTATTTAGGGACTTGGATAAGTACCCGCCACCGAAATCTGACCAGCTAATACCTGTGAGACTCCTGGTGGTTGACTGATTCTGACCTTCCCCAACACTGTGGCTGCGACTTCCTAGAGGAACTTCCAGAGTATTTTTACTGTTGAATGATTCAATTAATGAATGGTAATCAAAATCATTCTCCTGCTTAAATTTAGTATTCAGAGATGTACTCACCTTTGAATCTTGACCCTCAACACTGGGGGTCCATGAATTTACAGAACCAGATTgattagtaaaataattttggTAAAAAGAATCATTAACATCCATCGAATAGATCTTATATTACAGATTCCAAAGGGAAAGtgagattaaaaattattttggCTTACATTAGAGAATGGACACACATACAGGGCAAACTCACGAGTTTGCTGTAGAACAATTAAACaacttaaaaattataaagaCTACATCAACTATTTTTGAATTATTTCTACATTAGGGTTTAGTTAACATCCATCGATTTTTTGATGTTACAACATTTAAATCTAAAGATCAAAACGAAAGTGTGAAGGTatacatttattttgtGATTGTACACTTTTTGTAAGACAATCAATTGAAAACAACAACTACTGAAACTTTTAGATGTTTTAGGGTACTTTTGTATCACAGATGGTTCACTGCATTAAAAAATTCGGGATGCTTTCGCATACATATTGTCGAGGAATTGGCTAAAAGGAAATATTGGACGGATTTATTTCACCAAATTAAAAGATATTAGAGAACACAACAAGTTatctaatatttttaatgtttagCTAATTGAATCCGCTATAACATACCATTAATTGCACTCTGCAACCAGTTGCTTGGAATACGATGGGGTGGTGTGTTGAAAAAACATCGTTGTTTTCTCTTTTCCCTTAATTCTAGACCTCACCCTTGCCCCTAAAA
This region includes:
- a CDS encoding Abscisic acid G-protein coupled receptor family protein → MGYTLLLKVFLVLTHLITLVFGALIIELILYFRKHNEKQILLSALSTTSFFHSLQDDGLISFRSHFLNSWQRFGTIVFASTCFCSIGFISTLCTLYFVENPSDQDFLKSFWTFDALLCSFILFFVIPLGLSNKYVSMRKSLQLSQKILRPVGFMIIWIAIGAIFGNLVLHDMFGFMENRKVGFTFTCIYYMCGFGLFFVALLVGFSGIYFPYLLYIIKRDVSSVRQLERLISDCLKAKRDLKLKMIENNMYFSEDDSEEEDDLVNIDPESPSRSKEKLDANRPDSSREGNQLLTSYLPAEMCVNFEPQEFGNRSIPTSKVESFFSKLRAMKLRVSSTLYRIKYSKYIGQPSAGLQISLDSGFNMWLMMNQLKNDLDYLNMLKREKKASSKLSGKIFIILKVIVASGCMINCFKICKRGILMLFSDYSSKLTRIENQKIITKVYYVFMRDEIVSSIINEVLENVQLPTAFDFLISRANSIFLACVMISSVGYFLDFARVMLKTKYLQKTKLLSDNTLGLAFACFMILTFPSQFFLVVPFLPKQLKVNLLDFLFQNDIFVWFGLRYRFDIIVFATILVTFVGVICLHYSRSFNKLNYQVGCNI
- the RPL44 gene encoding Ribosomal protein L44 family protein gives rise to the protein MVNVPKTRKTLCTGKCKKHQLHKVSQYKKGKDSVHVQGKRRYDMKQKGFGGQTKPIFRKKAKTTKKIVLKLECTVCKKKHFAKLKRCKNFELGGDKKTKGASY
- a CDS encoding OST-HTH Associated domain protein, whose amino-acid sequence is MDVNDSFYQNYFTNQSGSVNSWTPSVEGQDSKENDFDYHSLIESFNSKNTLEVPLGSRSHSVGEGQNQSTTRSLTGISWSDFGGGYLSKSLNKQSSNTGLTSSQSEFFQQLKSEWESKPSSNNPVDNSQNVQNSLNIGAKTPNINSMLSKILEEGYETRLSSSRASEKSTNRTSIPSGVCQGHGNLNNSLVGNSGYNLMSEHGMLNNNLLNSQLLNSGINLGNVNSLGNNLNAQLLRNQLINNQLLNRRILNNQLLNSHMLANANVFGNPNLGRGFRSMGYNSDYMSGDFLGASDFITNNFNVDPSRIPMNLYDYHPFGYNKFCKPLKYFKNRPTRKKRNNKADLFPLPSLKDAEFEKAVNYLKQTLVSLYKDQIMPIYFNVRGRFIEFNTEEIPPEHIMDLCKRKPDIFNVVSNGSLNETFIYLVEEPSWFVKWVDRNDLRDIYPAEMWDQFFQFIKNYKDEHGNEYFPGSIYGMSRTMQEHNLPFLEGMSLGTICHIIQLAIRLKKYLVYDMKTLKPSESVRSGQFIPIPEAVEENAELRQEQIVEDLKQALESQNPLVIGDEE
- a CDS encoding Ribosomal protein S6 family protein, translated to MVLYESFLLFSKAANREEISTVVYHISKLANTYHGLVLNTQDLGLRYTTHRINKPRVGVFWYGRYYYVAFAANPKIIPNLHKLYNSNSNILRHTTMRMLYRTNLMTIPYSHHYEDL